From one Agathobaculum sp. NTUH-O15-33 genomic stretch:
- a CDS encoding response regulator transcription factor, whose protein sequence is MKRKILILEDEENIRSFLVLNLKRAGYEVIEAETGEQALEKYHDNQDIAVAVLDVMLPGIDGYEVCRAMRAAGYAAGVIMLTARVQETDKVTGLMNGADDYVTKPFSVIELAARVDALYRRVSGSPFSEEDVIKSGPFKLNLRAREVLKNGIKIELTQIEYGLLKAFMENIGKALSRDDLLEMVWGHHYVGELKIVDVNIRRLRIKIEDDPAEPTHIVTVRGYGYMWEG, encoded by the coding sequence ATGAAACGCAAGATCCTGATACTTGAGGATGAAGAAAATATCCGTTCCTTTTTGGTTTTGAATTTAAAGCGCGCCGGGTACGAGGTAATCGAAGCCGAGACCGGCGAACAGGCGCTTGAAAAATACCACGACAATCAAGACATCGCCGTAGCGGTGCTGGACGTGATGCTGCCCGGCATAGACGGATACGAGGTTTGCCGCGCGATGCGCGCCGCGGGCTATGCGGCGGGCGTGATCATGCTGACCGCGCGCGTACAGGAAACGGACAAGGTGACCGGCCTGATGAACGGTGCGGACGACTATGTGACCAAGCCCTTCTCCGTGATCGAGCTGGCCGCGCGCGTGGACGCGCTGTACCGCCGCGTTTCCGGTTCGCCCTTCTCCGAGGAGGACGTGATCAAGTCCGGCCCGTTCAAGCTCAACCTGCGCGCACGTGAAGTGCTGAAAAACGGTATCAAAATCGAGCTGACACAGATTGAATACGGCCTTTTGAAGGCTTTTATGGAGAATATCGGCAAGGCGCTTTCGCGCGACGATCTGCTGGAAATGGTATGGGGCCACCACTATGTGGGCGAACTGAAGATCGTGGACGTGAATATCCGCCGCCTGCGCATCAAGATCGAGGACGACCCGGCCGAGCCGACGCATATCGTCACGGTACGCGGCTACGGGTATATGTGGGAAGGATAG
- a CDS encoding DUF1385 domain-containing protein yields METQKKTTIGGQAIIEGIVMKGPRKSCTVVRKSDGELVVTEKEISPPGSLWTKPILRGAYTLFTAMKDGIQAINYSASFFEDDEPDVPPSKLEIWLENKFGSEGLNKAILGLSTVIGIALPVVLFLLLPSFLGGFVPGSWGVLARNVLEGCVRIILFLLFMWSVSHMKDIRRTFEYHGAEHKTIFCYESGAELTVENVRRQGRFHPRCGTSFMFVLIIVATIVSSIVFSLVDITNPALRMLAHLILLPLVVGISYEFNRYAGRSDSVVSRALRWPGLMIQRLTVFEPDDSMIEVAITGMKNVIPDDGSDNW; encoded by the coding sequence ATGGAAACACAGAAAAAAACCACGATCGGCGGGCAAGCCATTATCGAGGGCATCGTGATGAAAGGCCCCCGGAAGTCCTGCACCGTCGTGCGCAAGTCGGACGGCGAGCTGGTCGTGACCGAAAAAGAGATCTCGCCGCCGGGCAGCCTGTGGACAAAGCCCATCCTGCGCGGCGCGTACACCCTGTTTACCGCCATGAAGGACGGTATTCAGGCCATCAACTATTCCGCATCCTTTTTTGAGGACGACGAACCCGACGTACCGCCCTCTAAACTTGAAATTTGGCTGGAAAATAAGTTTGGTTCCGAGGGGCTGAACAAAGCCATCCTCGGTTTATCGACCGTAATCGGCATCGCTTTGCCTGTGGTGCTGTTTTTGCTGCTGCCCAGCTTTTTAGGCGGCTTTGTGCCCGGCAGCTGGGGCGTTTTGGCGCGCAATGTGCTGGAAGGCTGCGTGCGTATCATTTTGTTCCTGCTGTTCATGTGGTCGGTATCCCATATGAAGGATATCCGCCGTACCTTTGAATACCACGGGGCCGAACATAAGACCATATTTTGCTATGAATCCGGCGCGGAGCTGACGGTGGAGAACGTGCGCCGGCAGGGCCGGTTCCATCCGCGCTGCGGCACCAGCTTTATGTTCGTGCTCATCATCGTGGCGACGATTGTTTCCTCTATTGTGTTTTCGCTGGTCGATATCACGAATCCCGCGCTGCGTATGCTGGCGCATCTGATCCTGCTGCCGCTTGTCGTCGGCATCAGCTATGAATTCAACCGCTACGCGGGCCGCTCGGACAGCGTGGTTTCCCGCGCGCTGCGCTGGCCCGGTCTGATGATCCAGCGTTTGACCGTCTTTGAGCCGGATGATTCCATGATCGAGGTGGCGATCACCGGCATGAAAAACGTCATCCCGGACGACGGGAGCGACAACTGGTAG
- a CDS encoding ATP-binding protein, which yields MNYRKHKTQPEKQKAEIHVQHSPGGIKGRWMMNSLSFVLVILAAVLILVSVGVSGYYYANVREKLVGTSESAASFFHKYLTGTYDQFYSAAEQYIADFESPDKMELQFIDRSGRVMMSTSGLTGGGAPSTEDAAQALNETKTAVFTGPDSLSDERVMSVTSPLISSRGELIGGVRVITSLSIAEKQIWIIIGIAVLLSLIFLMLVVASNSYFIKSIVDPVLKINTIAKDIADGRYGVRLQKTYDDEIGELCDTINYMSDEISRAERMKNDFISSVSHELRTPLTAIGGWSETLIAGGGEDPEEVMQGLIIIQKEANRLTRMVEELLDFARIESGRMKLEVELFDLSIELYEAVYMYENLLQKSGMKVGYEEDEDQTYYINGDRHRMKQVFLNILDNAAKYGASGKRIDIVLGRKEGSIIVTVRDYGVGIPEAELPFVKEKFYKGSSKQRGSGIGLAVTEEIVTLHGGTLSIDSTQGAGTTVTVVLPTAEAQNALGITGAIPSTAHLPEGEA from the coding sequence ATGAATTATCGCAAACATAAAACACAGCCCGAAAAGCAAAAGGCGGAGATCCACGTCCAGCATTCGCCGGGCGGGATCAAGGGCCGTTGGATGATGAACTCACTTTCCTTTGTGCTGGTCATTCTGGCGGCCGTACTGATCTTGGTCTCAGTCGGCGTTTCGGGCTATTATTATGCGAATGTGCGGGAAAAGCTGGTCGGCACGAGCGAAAGCGCCGCGAGCTTTTTCCACAAATACCTAACCGGCACCTACGACCAATTCTATTCCGCGGCCGAGCAATACATCGCGGACTTTGAATCGCCGGATAAAATGGAATTGCAGTTTATCGACCGTTCGGGCCGCGTGATGATGTCGACCTCCGGGCTGACCGGCGGCGGCGCGCCCTCGACCGAGGACGCCGCGCAGGCGCTGAACGAAACCAAGACCGCCGTTTTCACCGGCCCGGATTCGCTGTCCGACGAACGCGTGATGAGCGTCACCTCGCCGCTCATCTCCTCCCGCGGCGAATTGATCGGCGGCGTGCGCGTGATCACCTCGCTTTCCATCGCGGAAAAGCAAATTTGGATCATCATCGGCATCGCGGTGCTGCTGAGCCTGATCTTCCTGATGCTGGTCGTCGCTTCCAACAGCTATTTTATCAAGTCCATCGTCGACCCGGTGCTCAAGATCAACACCATTGCCAAGGATATCGCGGACGGACGCTACGGCGTGCGCCTGCAAAAGACCTATGACGACGAGATCGGCGAGCTGTGCGACACGATCAACTACATGTCCGACGAGATATCCCGCGCCGAGCGCATGAAGAACGACTTTATCTCCTCTGTTTCGCACGAGCTGCGCACGCCGCTCACCGCGATCGGCGGCTGGAGCGAAACGCTGATCGCCGGCGGCGGCGAGGACCCGGAGGAGGTCATGCAGGGCCTGATCATCATCCAAAAGGAAGCCAACCGGCTGACCCGCATGGTCGAGGAGCTGCTGGATTTTGCCCGCATCGAATCCGGTCGCATGAAACTGGAAGTAGAGCTGTTCGACCTTTCGATTGAGCTGTACGAAGCGGTCTACATGTATGAAAACCTGCTGCAAAAGAGCGGCATGAAGGTGGGTTACGAGGAGGACGAGGACCAAACCTACTATATCAACGGCGACCGGCACCGGATGAAGCAGGTTTTCCTGAACATTCTGGACAACGCCGCCAAATACGGCGCTTCCGGCAAGCGGATCGACATCGTCCTCGGCCGGAAAGAGGGCAGCATCATCGTTACGGTGCGCGATTACGGCGTGGGCATTCCCGAAGCCGAGCTGCCGTTCGTCAAAGAAAAATTCTATAAGGGCTCTTCCAAGCAGCGCGGCAGCGGCATCGGCCTTGCCGTGACCGAAGAGATCGTCACGCTGCACGGCGGCACGCTTTCGATCGATTCCACGCAGGGCGCGGGCACGACTGTTACCGTCGTGCTGCCCACGGCGGAAGCGCAAAACGCCCTTGGCATAACGGGCGCCATCCCATCGACGGCGCATTTACCCGAAGGAGAAGCATAA